From a region of the Nonlabens dokdonensis DSW-6 genome:
- the lgt gene encoding prolipoprotein diacylglyceryl transferase, with product MFSLKVIWNPLEGLDLGFFTLHFYSLSYVIAFVLGWYIIKPIFKRDNVSVEKIDPLFMYTVIGCLVGARIGHYLFYETAILFNDPLHVLLPFKTDPFEWTGFAGMASHGAAIGIIIAMFFYSRKHLQKNMLWILDRIVIPTAIGGTFVRLGNLMNSEINGKATDFFAGFKFVRDLSDDDVAAALSKVKVQGTDNKIDALVNDPQYADLLASIPYKHPAQLYEAICYVGLFIILYLTYWKTDKRNKLGYLLGMFFVLLFTVRLFIEIIKEPQTDTDAFQFASMHFNTGQLLSVPFILLGLFLMFRPEGMFEKKTNA from the coding sequence ATGTTTTCACTTAAAGTGATCTGGAATCCGCTAGAAGGTCTTGATCTAGGTTTTTTTACCTTACATTTTTACAGTTTATCCTATGTAATTGCCTTTGTACTGGGCTGGTATATCATTAAACCTATTTTTAAGAGAGATAACGTAAGTGTGGAGAAAATAGATCCGCTTTTTATGTATACCGTTATAGGCTGTCTAGTAGGTGCTCGCATAGGACACTATCTTTTTTATGAAACTGCCATTCTTTTTAATGATCCTCTTCATGTACTACTACCATTTAAAACCGATCCATTTGAATGGACTGGTTTTGCTGGTATGGCAAGTCACGGAGCCGCAATAGGCATTATTATAGCGATGTTCTTTTACAGTCGTAAGCACTTACAAAAAAACATGTTATGGATCCTAGACCGTATCGTAATTCCTACTGCTATAGGAGGAACTTTTGTACGCTTAGGAAATTTAATGAATAGTGAGATCAACGGGAAAGCAACTGACTTTTTTGCTGGTTTTAAATTTGTAAGAGACTTGAGTGATGATGATGTTGCAGCCGCATTGAGTAAAGTAAAAGTTCAAGGAACTGATAATAAAATTGATGCTCTAGTGAACGATCCTCAATATGCAGATTTACTTGCTTCCATCCCATATAAACATCCTGCACAGTTGTATGAGGCAATTTGTTACGTAGGTCTTTTTATAATATTATATTTAACTTATTGGAAAACAGATAAGCGTAATAAACTAGGATACTTATTAGGTATGTTCTTTGTGCTATTATTTACAGTGCGTCTATTTATTGAAATTATTAAAGAACCGCAAACTGATACGGATGCATTTCAATTTGCAAGTATGCACTTCAACACGGGACAATTACTAAGTGTTCCCTTTATTCTCCTAGGTCTATTCCTAATGTTTAGACCAGAAGGAATGTTTGAAAAGAAAACCAATGCGTAA
- a CDS encoding DUF192 domain-containing protein has product MRNLITGLFVATIIASSCKPNFEEEMKSKDFSFQNEATGYFITKEKDTLKKLQLELADTDYKVQLGMTYKEELTEDQGLLFVFDRSDPRQFYMKNTNVPLDIIFVDENYIIDSFVSNAQPNDTTISKSKKPVQYVLDLKAGMATKLGLQEGDTFIWE; this is encoded by the coding sequence ATGCGTAATTTGATTACAGGTCTTTTTGTAGCCACTATAATTGCGAGCAGTTGTAAGCCTAATTTCGAAGAAGAAATGAAGTCTAAGGATTTCAGCTTTCAAAATGAGGCTACAGGTTATTTTATTACTAAAGAAAAAGACACTTTAAAAAAGTTACAGCTAGAATTAGCAGATACGGATTACAAAGTCCAGCTAGGCATGACTTACAAAGAAGAACTTACCGAAGATCAGGGATTGCTATTCGTTTTTGATAGGTCTGATCCTCGTCAGTTTTATATGAAAAATACAAATGTACCCCTGGACATTATTTTTGTGGACGAAAACTACATTATAGATAGTTTTGTTTCTAATGCACAACCCAATGACACTACCATTTCAAAGAGTAAAAAGCCAGTACAATATGTACTTGATTTAAAAGCTGGAATGGCTACTAAATTGGGGCTTCAAGAAGGCGACACTTTTATATGGGAATGA